In one window of Oryza sativa Japonica Group chromosome 9, ASM3414082v1 DNA:
- the LOC4346641 gene encoding peptidyl-prolyl cis-trans isomerase FKBP43: MAFWGVEVKAGKPYTHRHDPSHGRLRICQATLGSCDSATRTIVQCNVGSKTPIILCSLNPKLAEMCHLEVELEEDDEVVFSVLGQSSIHLSGYYIRSSGRSNAGDDESESYGEDVGESDTDQEFNASDDSYESDFIDDGDVEVSEDKSRSDSVDDGDACSTPDHHKKKDKVQKRRRLKKKHPADSSDDNNDDSSHRPVVRCKAYSMFDSCSEDEDNMSVPVSLAKKENTKDVDETKYPNSELNDDTTKKSNGAKKRKGDAISQDHAPLMDLTNADEPLVSKEGRTKKKSKKKGGKQLEVGDGKHSNKIRTLEDGLIVEDLSTGNLDAEMASNGSKVSIKYVGTLQDGKIVESNVGEKPYKFKLGAGKVIRGWDVGICGMRVGDKRKLTVPPAMCYGSKAIGEVPKNSSIIYEIELVKVRSKSTS; this comes from the exons ATGGCGTTCTGGG GTGTGGAGGTGAAGGCTGGGAAGCCCTACACCCACCGCCACGATCCCTCACATGGCCGCCTCCGCATTTGCCAG GCTACACTTGGAAGTTGCGATTCGGCTACCAGGACGATAGTACAATGTAATGTTGGTAGCAAGACGCCCATCATACTCTGTAGTCTGAATCCTAAATTGGCTGAGATGTGCCATCTAGAGGTTGAGTTGGAGGAGGACGATGAGGTTGTGTTTTCAGTACTTGGTCAGAGCTCCATTCATCTCTCAGGATATTACATTCGTTCAAGCGGCAGATCTAATGCAGGAGATGACGAATC AGAATCTTATGGGGAGGATGTTGGAGAGTCTGATACTGATCAGGAGTTTAACGCGAGTGACGACAGCTATGAATCTGACTTTATTGATGATGGTGATGTTGAAGTATCTGAGGATAAGTCCAGATCTGACTCTGTTGATGATGGTGATGCATGCTCCACCCCTGATCATCACAAAAAAAAGG ATAAAGTTCAAAAGAGGCGTCGCTTGAAGAAGAAACACCCAGCTGATAGCAGTGATGATAACAATGATGATTCTTCCCACAGGCCTGTTGTCAGGTGTAAGGCTTATTCAATGTTTGATAGTTgcagtgaagatgaagataacaTGTCTGTTCCTGTTTCTTTGGCTAAGAAAGAAAACACTAAAGATGTTGACGAAACAAAATACCCAAATAGTGAGTTAAATGATGACACCACGAAAAAGAGTAATGGtgccaagaaaagaaaaggtgatgCCATCAGTCAGGATCATGCACCTTTGAT GGATCTAACAAATGCAGATGAACCATTGGTTTCAAAAGAAGGCAGAACAAAAAAGAAATCGAAGAAAAAGGGAGGAAAACAGTTAGAGGTAGGAGATGGAAAACATTCCAACAAGATAAGAACATTAGAAGATGGATTGATAGTAGAAGATCTGTCAACAGGAAACCTAGATGCAGAAATGGCTTCTAATGGCAGCAAG GTTTCTATCAAATATGTTGGCACACTACAGGATGGGAAGATTGTTGAGTCTAATGTTGGTGAAAAGCCCTACAAATTCAAGCTTG GTGCTGGGAAAGTAATTCGAGGATGGGATGTCGGTATTTGTG GCATGCGTGTTGGGGACAAAAGAAAGCTCACCGTCCCACCAGCTATGTG TTATGGCAGTAAAGCAATAGGAGAAGTACCCAAAAATTCATCAATCATCTACGAAATCGAGTTAGTGAAGGTCAGATCCAAAAGCACATCATGA
- the LOC4346642 gene encoding bifunctional aspartokinase/homoserine dehydrogenase 2, chloroplastic — translation MRSLAVASPLPPAAAVRRRPRASASGREVISQCWKCEINQDQPLGNSLRIGHSQGSLQRHGSRNLLAAAAAISIEQAEVSTYLPKGDMWSVHKFGGTCMGTPQRIQNVADIVLGDSSERKLIIVSAMSKVTDMMFNLVHKAQSRDNSYVTALDEVFNKHMAAAKELLDGEDLARFLAQLHSDISNLRAMLRAIFIAGHATESFSDFVVGHGELWSAQMLSYAIKKSGVPCSWMDTREVLVVKPSGSNQVDPDYLESEKRLQKWFSRQPAEIIIATGFIASTAENIPTTLKRDGSDFSASIIGSLVRACQVTIWTDVDGVFSADPRKVSEAVILSTLSYQEAWEMSYFGANVLHPRTIIPVMKDNIPIVIRNMFNLSAPGTTICKQPANENADLDACVKSFATIDKLALVNVEGTGMAGVPGTASAIFSAAKDVGANVIMISQASSEHSVCFAVPEKEVAAVSTALHVRFREALAAGRLSKVEVIRGCSILAAVGLRMASTPGVSAILFDALAKANINVRAIAQGCSEYNITVVLKQEDCVRALRAVHSRFFLSKTTLAVGIIGPGLIGGTLLDQLKDQAAVLKENMNIDLRVIGISGSRTMHLSDIGVDLNQWKELLRKEAEPADLDSFVRHLSENHVFPNKVLVDCTADTYVACHYYDWLKKGIHVITPNKKANSGPLDRYLKLRTLQRASYTHYFYEATVGAGLPIISTLRGLLETGDKILRIEGIFSGTLSYIFNNFEGTRTFSNVVAEAKEAGYTEPDPRDDLSGTDVARKVIILARESGLRLELSDIPVKSLVPEALRSCSSADEFMQKLPSFDQDWDRQRDEAEAAGEVLRYVGVVDVANRKGRVELQRYKRDHPFAQLSGSDNIIAFTTSRYKEQPLIVRGPGAGAEVTAGGVFCDILRLASYLGAPS, via the exons atgcGGAGCCTCGCCGTCGCGAGCcccctcccgcccgccgccgcggttcgccgccggccacgcgcATCCGCCTCCGGAAG GGAAGTGATTTCACAATGTTGGAAGTGTGAGATAAATCAGGACCAACCTTTGGGGAACTCCCTAAG GATAGGTCACTCACAAGGTAGTTTGCAAAGACATGGTTCCAGGAATTTGCTCGCAGCTGCTG CGGCTATTTCAATTGAACAAGCTGAAGTCAGTACTTATCTTCCAAAAGGTGACATGTGGTCTGTGCACAAGTTTGGTGGCACCTGTATGGGAACACCCCAGAGAATTCAGAATGTTGCTGATATTGTTCTTGGTGACTCTTCTGAGAGGAAGCTGATCATTGTTTCTGCAATGTCCAAAGTCACTGACATGATGTTCAACCTTGTGCATAAAGCTCAGTCAAGGGATAATTCTTATGTGACTGCACTGGATGAAGTTTTTAATAAGCATATGGCTGCAGCAAAGGAACTTCTTGATGGAGAAGACCTAGCAAGATTCTTGGCTCAGTTGCATTCTGACATCAGTAACCTGAGAGCGATGCTTCGTGCTATTTTTATAG CTGGACATGCAACAGAATCGTTCTCTGATTTCGTTGTTGGGCATGGAGAGTTGTGGTCAGCTCAAATGTTGTCGTATGCTATAAAAAAG TCTGGGGTGCCTTGCAGTTGGATGGATACAAGAGAAGTTCTAGTAGTGAAACCTAGTGGTTCTAATCAGGTCGATCCTGACTATTTGGAATCTGAGAAGCGACTCCAGAAATGGTTTTCACGACAACCAGCAGAGATAATAATCGCTACTGGGTTTATTGCCAGTACAGCCGAAAACATTCCTACTACGCTTAAAAGGGATGGAAGCGACTTCTCAGCATCAATAATTGGATCCCTTGTTAGGGCATGTCAGGTCACTATCTGGACTGATGTTGATGGGGTATTTAGTGCAGATCCTAGAAAAG TTAGTGAGGCTGTGATCTTAAGCACATTATCTTATCAGGAGGCCTGGGAAATG TCATATTTTGGTGCAAATGTTTTGCATCCCCGCACCATTATACCTGTGATGAAAGACAATATTCCTATTGTCATTAGGAATATGTTCAATCTATCTGCCCCTGGAACAACAATTTGCAAGCAGCCTGCTAATGAAAATGCTGATTTAGATGCTTGTGTCAAATCATTTGCTACTATAGACAAATTGGCCCTTGTTAATGTGGAAGG AACTGGAATGGCTGGTGTTCCAGGTACAGCAAGTGCCATATTTAGTGCTGCCAAGGATGTTGGAGCTAATGTTATCATGATATCTCAG GCTAGCAGCGAACACTCGGTATGCTTTGCTGTTCCAGAAAAGGAAGTTGCAGCAGTCTCGACAGCCTTGCATGTTAGGTTTCGTGAGGCATTAGCAGCTGGAAGGCTATCTAAG GTCGAAGTCATTCGTGGGTGCAGCATTCTTGCTGCTGTTGGCTTGAGGATGGCCAGTACTCCTGGAGTCAGTGCAATCCTTTTTGATGCATTAGCAAAG GCAAATATTAATGTACGAGCAATAGCCCAAGGTTGCAGTGAATACAATATTACTGTTGTGTTGAAGCAAGAAGATTGTGTGAGGGCTTTGAGAGCTGTTCATTCAAGGTTCTTCCTCTCCAAAACCACTCTTGCCGTTGGGATCATTGGACCAGGTTTAATTGGTGGAACACTTCTTGACCAGCTGAAAGATCAG GCTGCTGTTCTCAAGGAAAATATGAATATTGATCTACGTGTTATTGGAATATCTGGCTCAAGAACGATGCATTTGAGTGACAT AGGGGTAGACTTAAACCAGTGGAAAGAGCTTCTACGAAAAGAAGCAGAACCAGCAGATCTTGATAGTTTTGTTCGCCATTTGTCTGAAAATCATGTATTTCCAAACAAAGTTTTGGTGGACTGCACAGCAGATACATACGTAGCATGCCACTATTATGATTGGTTGAAGAAGGGTATCCATGTCATCACGCCAAATAAGAAAGCAAATTCTGGTCCGCTTGATCGG TATCTGAAATTAAGGACTCTGCAGCGTGCATCGTATACTCATTACTTTTATGAAGCAACTGTTGGTGCTGGCCTTCCAATCATTAGCACCCTACGAGGTCTTCTAGAGACAGGTGACAAGATATTGCGTATTGAGGGCATTTTCAG TGGGACTTTGAGTTATATTTTCAACAATTTTGAAGGTACACGAACTTTTAGTAATGTTGTTGCTGAAGCAAAAGAAGCTGGATATACAGAGCCAGATCCAAGAGATGATCTATCAGGAACTGATGTTGCCAGAAAG GTTATTATCCTTGCAAGGGAGTCTGGTCTGAGGCTCGAGCTTTCCGATATTCCCGTAAAGAGCCTTGTGCCAGAGGCACTGAGG TCATGTTCGTCAGCAGATGAATTCATGCAGAAGCTACCGTCCTTTGATCAGGACTGGGACAGGCAACGCGATGAAGCTGAAGCTGCAGGAGAA GTGCTGCGGTATGTGGGCGTGGTGGACGTGGCGAACAGGAAGGGCCGGGTAGAGCTGCAGAGGTACAAGAGAGACCACCCCTTCGCGCAGCTGTCCGGCTCCGACAACATCATCGCCTTCACCACGTCGAGGTACAAGGAGCAGCCGCTGATCGTGCGaggccccggcgccggcgcggaggtCACCGCCGGTGGCGTCTTCTGCGACATCCTGCGGCTGGCGTCCTACCTGGGAGCACCCTCCTAG